The following coding sequences are from one Triticum dicoccoides isolate Atlit2015 ecotype Zavitan chromosome 4A, WEW_v2.0, whole genome shotgun sequence window:
- the LOC119283953 gene encoding receptor kinase-like protein Xa21, with the protein MVRLVLLFTFLCPSSHADQLASPPSSSAPAATDELALLAFKSMLLSDGGSPVLASWNTSSHFCRWPGVACSREKQVVALRLGSSNLSGRISPHLGNLSALAELDLGGNRLAGEIPPELGRLSRLRSLDLSANSLGGTIPAAVAAGCTNLTSLVLGRNSLRGTIPALIGTALRKLTMLDLHRNNLTGHIPPSLAELRSMQVLSLCYNDLSGEIPAALGNLTGLQELYLHYNRLSGAIPPSLGQPRNMSYFNVEYNQLIGAMPASIWNLSSLVVFSVMYNMLSGAMPPGAFAAMPRLHQILINNNQLHGPFPVSIANASNISLVQLDGNLFTGIVPSDIGRLGNLNFLLIQNNLFEANEPRDWEFITHLANCSQLQELGLAGNKFGGVLPAGSLSNLSTSLYDLELGANKITGSIPEDISNLVNLRNLDMSHNFFTGSLPSSLGRLQNLARLYVIGNNLTGPVPSTIGNLTGLSDLRLDMNAFSGRIPSTLGNLAKLYSLGLSANSFTGPIPSTLFSIQTLSIVLDVSHNDLEGPIPQEIGNLKNLAELHLESNRLSGEIPATIGECRLLQILYLQSNSLSGSIPSTLNQLMGLETLDMSSNNLSGQIPKFLGNISMLQYLNLSLNRFVGDVPTFGVFANATAISIQGSVELCGGIPTLHLPPCSSQLPKRKHKHFVVPIVLSLIATLVVLATLYKLGVWHKKNRTKPPSSTSMQSHPMISYSQLVKATDGFSTTNLLGSGSFGVVYKGGLDGQEGERENIVAVKVLKLQTPRALRSFAAECEALRNMRHRNLVKIVTVCSSIDTRGCDFKAIVYEFMPNGTLDGWLHLETSEQTEREQLDLCLRVTILLDVACALDYLHCHGPAPVVHCDVKSSNVLLDADMVAHVGDFGLARILVEGNSSLQQSTSSMGLAGTIGYAAPEYGAGNMVSTNGDIYSYGILVLETVTGKRPTDTIFRQGLRLREYVEKALGHSMMDVIDKRLEDELRTADDFSRKKKMDCLTSLLRLGMWCCDETPSSRMLTGDIVRQLEAIKESLSQTTHNL; encoded by the exons ATGGTGAGGTTGGTGCTGCTCTTCACGTTCTTGTGCCCCAGCTCCCATGCTGACCAGCTGGCGTCACCACCTTCTTCTTCGGCTCCGGCGGCCACCGACGAGCTCGCGCTCCTCGCCTTCAAGTCCATGCTGCTGTCTGACGGTGGTTCGCCGGTACTGGCATCATGGAACACGTCGAGCCACTTCTGCCGCTGGCCGGGCGTGGCATGCAGCCGCGAGAAGCAGGTCGTCGCGCTGCGCCTGGGCTCCTCCAACCTGTCCGGCCGCATCTCGCCGCACCTGGGCAACCTGTCCGCCCTCGCGGAGCTGGACCTCGGCGGCAACCGGCTCGCCGGTGAGATACCGCCGGAGCTCGGCCGTCTCAGCCGTCTCCGCTCCCTCGACCTGAGCGCCAACTCCCTCGGAGGAACCATCCCGGCGGCCGTCGCCGCAGGGTGCACCAACCTCACCTCGCTCGTCCTGGGCAGGAACAGCCTCCGAGGTACGATCCCCGCCCTCATCGGCACCGCCTTGAGAAAGCTCACCATGCTGGACCTCCACCGGAACAACCTCACGGGGCACATCCCTCCGTCGCTGGCGGAGCTGCGCTCCATGCAGGTCCTGTCTCTGTGCTACAACGACCTGTCCGGCGAGATCCCGGCCGCGCTGGGCAACCTCACCGGCCTCCAGGAGCTCTACCTCCATTACAACCGCCTCTCGGGAGCCATCCCTCCGTCTCTCGGGCAGCCGCGCAACATGTCGTACTTCAACGTGGAGTACAACCAGTTAATCGGGGCGATGCCCGCCTCCATTTGGAACCTCTCTTCTCTCGTCGTCTTCTCCGTCATGTACAACATGCTAAGCGGCGCCATGCCCCCCGGCGCGTTCGCCGCCATGCCCCGCCTCCACCAGATACTCATCAACAACAACCAGCTCCATGGCCCTTTCCCGGTGTCCATAGCAAATGCTTCCAACATTTCGCTGGTTCAGCTCGACGGCAACCTTTTCACCGGCATCGTTCCCAGCGACATCGGCAGGCTAGGGAATCTCAATTTTCTGCTTATCCAGAACAATCTGTTTGAAGCTAATGAGCCAAGAGATTGGGAGTTCATAACCCATCTGGCAAATTGCTCCCAGTTACAAGAGCTAGGATTGGCTGGTAATAAGtttggaggtgttcttcctgctggCTCACTCTCCAACCTATCCACTTCACTCTATGACCTCGAACTTGGGGCCAACAAGATCACAGGAAGCATTCCAGAGGATATTAGTAACCTCGTAAACTTACGCAATCTCGACATGTCCCACAACTTCTTCACCGGAAGTCTCCCCTCTTCCTTGGGAAGGCTTCAAAATTTGGCCCGTCTCTATGTCATTGGAAACAATTTGACCGGGCCGGTCCCGTCGACCATAGGAAATCTTACCGGACTATCTGATCTGCGGCTCGACATGAACGCGTTCAGTGGTAGAATACCAAGCACACTCGGAAACCTGGCAAAGCTGTATTCACTAGGTCTTTCAGCAAATAGCTTCACTGGTCCAATACCCAGCACATTATTCAGCATCCAAACACTCTCCATAGTACTTGATGTGTCACACAATGATCTAGAGGGACCGATACCACAAGAAATCGGGAATCTGAAAAATCTCGCGGAACTGCATTTAGAATCAAACAGATTATCTGGTGAAATTCCAGCCACCATTGGTGAATGTCGACTTCTACAGATTCTGTACCTGCAAAGCAATTCCTTGAGCGGTAGCATCCCATCAACCCTGAATCAACTGATGGGTCTTGAAACCCTTGACATGTCAAGCAACAACTTGTCAGGCCAGATACCCAAGTTCCTTGGCAATATCAGCATGCTCCAGTATCTGAACCTGTCCCTTAACCGGTTTGTCGGAGACGTGCCGACTTTTGGTGTCTTCGCAAATGCTACCGCAATCTCAATCCAAGGCAGCGTTGAACTTTGTGGTGGTATACCTACTCTGCATCTGCCTCCTTGTTCTTCTCAACTACCAAAGAGGAAGCATAAACATTTTGTGGTTCCTATTGTTCTCTCTCTCATTGCAACGCTTGTCGTGCTTGCAACGCTCTACAAGCTTGGCGTTTGGcacaagaaaaacagaacaaaACCCCCTTCATCCACATCCATGCAGAGCCACCCAATGATATCTTATTCGCAGCTGGTAAAAGCAACGGATGGTTTTTCGACAACCAACTTGTTGGGTTCTGGATCATTTGGGGTCGTGTACAAGGGAGGGTTAGATGGCCAAGAGGGTGAAAGAGAAAATATTGTTGCTGTGAAGGTATTGAAGCTTCAAACTCCCAGGGCACTCAGGAGTTTCGCCGCCGAATGCGAAGCGCTAAGAAACATGCGGCACCGGAATCTTGTCAAGATAGTTACGGTCTGCTCGAGCATCGATACTAGAGGGTGCGATTTCAAAGCGATTGTGTATGAGTTCATGCCCAATGGCACCCTAGATGGGTGGCTACATCTTGAGACAAGTGAGCAAACAGAGCGGGAGCAGCTGGATCTGTGCCTTAGAGTGACCATACTGCTTGATGTGGCTTGTGCGCTGGACTATCTTCACTGCCATGGCCCCGCACCTGTTGTACACTGTGATGTTAAGTCAAGTAATGTGCTCCTGGATGCTGATATGGTGGCCCATGTGGGAGACTTTGGGCTTGCAAGGATTCTTGTTGAGGGAAACTCATCTCTCCAGCAGTCAACGAGCTCGATGGGACTTGCTGGAACAATTGGTTATGCAGCCCCAG AATATGGGGCTGGAAACATGGTGTCAACAAACGGAGACATTTACAGTTACGGGATTCTTGTTCTAGAAACTGTAACTGGGAAGAGGCCCACAGACACTATATTCAGACAAGGGCTGAGGCTCCGTGAATACGTTGAGAAAGCTCTGGGTCATAGCATGATGGATGTTATCGACAAGCGGCTCGAAGATGAGCTCCGGACCGCAGATGATTTTTCAAGGAAGAAAAAGATGGACTGTCTGACATCGCTGCTCAGGCTGGGAATGTGGTGCTGTGATGAAACACCGTCCAGCAGAATGCTAACTGGAGACATCGTCAGGCAATTGGAGGCCATCAAAGAATCCCTTTCACAGACAACACACAACTTGTGA